From the genome of Actinomycetota bacterium:
CAATAAAGTGATGGTGAAATAAGATGATTGTTGCGGAGCCAAAGAGCCTGGATGAGATAGAAGCTATGGTCGACGGATATGACCGCGTCCTTATGGTCGGTTGCGGTACCTGTGTAGAGGTCTGCCTTACCGGCGGCGAGCGCTCCGTCAACCTCACCGCGACCGCCCTGCGCCTCGCGCGCAAGGTCGACGGGCGCGATATCGAGGTCGGCGAGCAGACCGTCATCCGCCAATGCGATTTCGAATACCTCGATGAGGTCAAAGATACCGATAAGTACCAAGCCATCGTCTCCCTGGCGTGCGGTGTCGGGATTCAGGGCATCGCCCGAAAGTTCCCGGATTTGCCGGTCTTCCCCGGGGTCAACACGACCTTTATGGGGTTCAACGAAGAGTACGGGTACTATACCGAGATGTGTAAAGGCTGCGGCGAGTGTATTTTGCACTTGACCGGCGGCGTTTGCCCGGTCGCCCGCTGCGCGAAGAGCCTGCTCAACGGGCCGTGCGGCGGCACCAACAACGGCAAGTGTGAGATAGGAAACGATAAGGACTGCGGTTGGGTCCTTATCTATAATAAGATGGAGCAGCTCGGCACGCTCGACAAGTTTATGGAGATAAACATGCCCAAGAACTACGGCAAAGCCGGGAATATCCGCTCGATGGATTTGAGGAAGTAGGAGGGTAGCACAGTGGGATTTAAAGAAGAGATTCAAAGTGGGAATTTTGTGGTCACCGCTGAAGTCGGCCCTCCGAAAGGCACCGACATCAGCGAGATGGTTCATCATATTAAAGGACTAAAAGGCAAGGTAACGGCGCTCAACGTCACCGATAACCAGAGCGCGGTCATGCGTATCTGCACTCTGGCGACGGCTAAAGAGATCATGGACATCGGTATCGAGCCGATTTATCAGATGACCTGCCGCGACCGGAACCGCCTGGGGCTCCAATCCGACCTGCTCGGTGCGGCCATCATGGGGATTAAGAACGTCCTCGCGCTCACCGGCGACCATCCGGTCCTCGGCGACCACAAGGACGCCAAAGCGGTCTTCGATATCGAGTCGGTTCAGCTCCTCGAGGTCATCAACGGCCTAAACGAAGGGCGCGACATGGCCGGACTCGAGCTGCGAGGCGCGACCGATTTCTTCGCGGGCGCGATTGTGACGCCCGAGTCGATTCCGTTCGAGCCGCAGCTCGCTAAGTTTAAGAAGAAGGTCAACGCCGGCGCCAAGTTCTTTCAGACGCAGGCCATATACGATATGCCCAAGTTCATGACCTTCATGGAGCGGGCCAAAGAACTCGATGTGCCGATTCTCGCGGGTATCTTGCTCTTGAAATCGGCCGGTATGGCTAAGTATCTCAATAAGTTTGTGGCCGGTGTTTCAGTGCCGCAAGAGCTTATAGATCAACTCGCGCCGCTCAAGGGCGAAGACGTGCTCAAGAAGGGTATCGAGATAGCGGGCGACCAAATCGCCCAGCTAAAAGATGTCTGCGCGGGTGTCCATGTAATGGCCATCGGCGCTGAAGACAGGGTGCCGGATATTTTAGCCGCGGCCGGCTTATAGGATCAAGGGTAAGGGCCGGCTCCCGTAGCTCGGCCCCTAAGGACCGATGTTTTTAATGTATTGACAACTTTAATTTGGCGGGATGATGTAGAGTGAAAATAGCGGTAACCGGTAAGGGCGGCGTCGGCAAGACGACAGTCGCCGCGGGCCTGGCAAGGCTTCTTGCGCAAGAGGGCTACAATGTCATAGCAATCGACGCCGACCCGGACGCCAATCTGGCCGCGGCGCTCGGCATCGACCCGACCGCCGCCGCAAATATAGTGCCGATCGCCGGGATGAGCGAGCTTATCGCCGAGCGCACGGGCGGCGTACCGGGGACCATGGGGGGCTTTTTCAAGCTCAACCCCAAGGTCGACGATATCCCGGATGAACTCAGCGTCGAGGCCGACGGGGTAAAACTCCTCGTTCTCGGCACGGTGGAGTCGGGCGGCGCGGGGTGCATCTGTCCCGAATCGACGATGCTCAAAGCGCTTTTAAAGCACGTCATCGTGGGGCGCAACGAAGCGGTCATCATGGATATGGAGGCCGGCATCGAGCACCTCGGGCGCGGCACCAGCCAGTCGGTCGATGCGATGTTAATCGTGATAGAGCCGGGCCAGCGGAGCATCCAGACCGCGCGCCAGATTGAAAAGTTGGCGAAAGACTTAGGCATACCGCGCATCTTTCTCGTCCTCAACAAGGTACACGACCGCGACGAGGAAGAGACGATGCGCAAGCATATACCGGATTTACCGGTAATCGGCACACTTCGCGAGAGCGAGACGATACGCAAGGCGGACCTCGAGGGGAAATCACCGTTCGACAGCGACGCGGAGTATGTCGAGGATATACGGGCCATCAAAGAGCGGCTCCAGGCCGAAATCGGCGAGAGCGACGCGTAGCCGTATTGCATATTCGAGAGCAACCGGGGTCTTGAGCCTTGATACGAGAGGGCGCAGCGAGACGCGACAAACACCATGATTCATCGCGTCGCCGCAGTTCTCTAACGATATGTAGGGGTGCGGGACTGCTCGAGTTTCCGGTATCTGATATACAAAGCTTACGAGGGAAGGAGAAACAAGTATGCTGATTATTGCCGAGAAGATTAATATTATGTCGAAGACGATTGGTCCGGCTATGCGCGAGCGCAATGCCAAACCTATCCAG
Proteins encoded in this window:
- a CDS encoding methylenetetrahydrofolate reductase C-terminal domain-containing protein is translated as MIVAEPKSLDEIEAMVDGYDRVLMVGCGTCVEVCLTGGERSVNLTATALRLARKVDGRDIEVGEQTVIRQCDFEYLDEVKDTDKYQAIVSLACGVGIQGIARKFPDLPVFPGVNTTFMGFNEEYGYYTEMCKGCGECILHLTGGVCPVARCAKSLLNGPCGGTNNGKCEIGNDKDCGWVLIYNKMEQLGTLDKFMEINMPKNYGKAGNIRSMDLRK
- a CDS encoding methylenetetrahydrofolate reductase; protein product: MGFKEEIQSGNFVVTAEVGPPKGTDISEMVHHIKGLKGKVTALNVTDNQSAVMRICTLATAKEIMDIGIEPIYQMTCRDRNRLGLQSDLLGAAIMGIKNVLALTGDHPVLGDHKDAKAVFDIESVQLLEVINGLNEGRDMAGLELRGATDFFAGAIVTPESIPFEPQLAKFKKKVNAGAKFFQTQAIYDMPKFMTFMERAKELDVPILAGILLLKSAGMAKYLNKFVAGVSVPQELIDQLAPLKGEDVLKKGIEIAGDQIAQLKDVCAGVHVMAIGAEDRVPDILAAAGL
- a CDS encoding AAA family ATPase is translated as MKIAVTGKGGVGKTTVAAGLARLLAQEGYNVIAIDADPDANLAAALGIDPTAAANIVPIAGMSELIAERTGGVPGTMGGFFKLNPKVDDIPDELSVEADGVKLLVLGTVESGGAGCICPESTMLKALLKHVIVGRNEAVIMDMEAGIEHLGRGTSQSVDAMLIVIEPGQRSIQTARQIEKLAKDLGIPRIFLVLNKVHDRDEEETMRKHIPDLPVIGTLRESETIRKADLEGKSPFDSDAEYVEDIRAIKERLQAEIGESDA